Proteins encoded together in one Amphiprion ocellaris isolate individual 3 ecotype Okinawa chromosome 14, ASM2253959v1, whole genome shotgun sequence window:
- the shroom1 gene encoding protein Shroom1 isoform X2, with protein MDSYNFHFERMSNVDLHPLSLPVSRLSPAKSSSSIADQLAHHQHGKGDSAYSSFSGGSTAPDYPSPFLTDDLQSSSFSHYADLKYVKSIYNPTQIVQSDSKTMDQLYRSVEAISQQYRNNNNIIVNHHNHNGNESFHPNNKAATKQEVPLGTSSKSAFLPVRPPPVPARLDSYIAIKNLENSGVHHHSAEFQPKQQLRPHNRLHPQPHGLNATKPETVNSDTGNPNINSEPVYSVWRGSQQQQAQQPPSYRPHLQPHDQTRLNPEYLFITDSKAAHEQQKSTNISRSPPRGTSQPDHLTPKQPSGSGGGNRDHLNKPSSSSHFESQRKRSHSAHDWLGSEPTRASSPWNGGQSFISSSIQHKGQFYFVTGVCKQPESNTRTQSVSVCGSETGSEISTVLETHQHREKERSHSTMDNLFRPLQRSSRSSSGTITDEREVFTSVSQGKDLISKSQDQENHRPALILTQSSRSFDTLEEIDMMQSRDIGRHTADNPIFYCGPDRTCPTPHSATQMKEVSSLINNEQPNYRKRDEQAKRGKRQPLGDVASERINKETTPLLYHLTGASRAALHPKKDPDFSIKNKEAILNKTSQGDVTVNDNERPSQGDISKSNQGEVTSVACNTLDDSFKKYYKEKLKDAQSKVLRETSFKRKDLQLSWPHRIRQKPELRPTVIHSFSSSQDSETSTDTLTPSVASEETEKGSIKEEVVENQKEIDEETVKENGRPTNVAQPQVARIGGRKRLTPEQKKMCYSEPDKLNQLGGTPSHSACRSFGNESENPFSVEYENEEHVQQGEQGLVAARRKIFEMRGRAMSTSSSSKTNLKQLRHKALVEYMERKTGQKVAEPQQATPQLPPPPRQRHSLGEKPFDWGPRPLSGNHEGKTTKKKLHRPHSAGRILDSSTSSIRYAQFFSAQSCSGQYAGQQNQSRWRESQGPSQGKSASVESLLDQPEPPSFFRNRSTSTPHAFEAHDYEEDPLPVNTMETSSSQRNVTEKALVKPAPEGQQRVRVVAQRGKSMEELGASKLTKLSALSKSSEQLDQLWRHSTGPGGSDREQRSVPYFADVREAQGQERGRKKHYVFEQTGKETEVAGQKDTQEQTQNQTQKKSLLKQSSEPVEEATAGTRISSRSTSPTSCSSAWARVHSAPSESHTPVTDESISIRPLSETSSNSPSPYGPEFSDREIKSTSSTPIQTKLPCENRPSSRVRTSPSVTGSDREQSVDEPSNVAQPPDSNHEVSLSCGVTTDPLLWILPPEEEIKEEVQTSPLTDSVFDEPTSSVPPKQTREASVSPCTSISEADVSQQVEEEKDPDVEDEKVGENQEMEERGTPEGETESLEKAVERPQWEELVAAVVKADQSLTRVLYPLANRKTALMLMEQLLSEDTLLMEEHYKKKQEQKGAAESAETVEGAEPSPCSSASESQKSQCADVQSTADIIEKKRLLVSYIEERQRSLEESRGALQAEVQENAAHGEALEVLVRERCLPMELERYNLFIGDLERVVSLLLCLSARLARVQNALSTVDQHTDAEEKESLDSRHRLLCKQREDAKDLKDNLDRRENLVSTFLSRQLSAEQLQDYRRFVQTKASLLIQQKDLEEKQRLGEEQLEALSNSLNL; from the exons ATGGATTCTTACAACTTCCATTTTGAGAGAATGAGCAACGTGGATCTGCATCCTCTGAGCCTGCCTGTCAGCCGGCTTTCTCCAGCCAAGTCCAGTAGCAGCATCGCTGACCAACTCGCCCACCACCAACACGGCAAAGGAGACTCTGCCTACAGCTCCTTCTCCGGTGGGTCCACTGCCCCAGACTACCCCTCTCCCTTTCTCACAGACGACCTACAGTCCAGCTCCTTCAGCCACTATGCTGATCTGAAGTATGTAAAGTCCATTTACAATCCGACCCAGATTGTGCAATCTGACTCAAAGACCATGGACCAGCTCTATCGCTCTGTTGAAGCTATCTCACAGCAATATCGCAACAATAACAACATCATTGTAAACCACCATAACCACAATGGCAATGAGAGTTTCCATCCCAACAACAAAGCAGCCACCAAGCAAGAGGTGCCTCTGGGAACTTCATCCAAAAGTGCTTTCCTTCCTGTCCGTCCTCCTCCAGTCCCGGCACGCTTGGATAGTTACATAGCCATTAAAAACTTGGAGAACAGTGGGGTTCACCACCACAGTGCTGAATTTCAACCCAAGCAGCAACTCAGACCCCACAATCGTCTCCATCCACAGCCCCATGGTCTAAATGCTACAAAACCTGAGACGGTTAATTCAGATACAGGCAACCCAAACATCAATTCTGAACCAGTGTACTCAGTTTGGAGAGGCTCTCAGCAGCAACAAGCCCAGCAGCCACCAAGCTACCGACCTCATCTCCAGCCTCATGATCAGACCAGGTTGAACCCAGAATACCTTTTCATCACGGATAGCAAAGCAGCCCATGAGCAGCAGAAGTCAACAAACATAAGCCGATCGCCTCCCCGAGGTACAAGCCAGCCCGATCACCTGACACCCAAACAGCCCTCAGGTAGCGGTGGAGGTAACAGAGACCATCTTAACAAACCCAGTAGTAGTAGCCATTTTGAAAGTCAGCGCAAAAGATCACACTCGGCTCATGATTGGCTTGGTTCAGAACCAACCCGAGCTTCCAGCCCCTGGAATGGTGGTCAGAGttttatcagcagcagcatccagcataAAGGTCAGTTCTACTTTGTTACTGGAGTATGTAAGCAGCCTGAGTCTAATACGAGGACACAGTCTGTATCTGTTTGTGGGTCTGAGACTGGAAGTGAGATCTCCACTGTGTTGGAGACACACCAGcatagagagaaagaaagaagccaTAGCACAATGGATAATTTGTTTAGACCTCTCCAGCGGAGTTCTCGCTCTTCCAGTGGTACGATTACAGATGAGAGAGAGGTTTTCACCTCTGTGTCCCAGGGAAAAGACCTGATATCCAAGAGCCAGGATCAGGAGAATCACAGACCAGCCCTCATTTTGACTCAATCCTCTCGAAGCTTCGACACCTTAGAAGAAATCGACATGATGCAGAGTCGAGACATTGGCCGCCACACTGCCGACAACCCTATATTCTACTGTGGACCTGACAGGACCTGCCCAACACCACATTCAGCCACACAAATGAAGGAAGTCAGCTCACTGATTAATAATGAACAGCCCAACTACCGTAAGAGAGATGAACAGGCAAAGAGAGGCAAACGGCAGCCTTTGGGGGATGTTGCAAGTGAGAGgataaacaaagaaacaacCCCACTTCTGTATCACCTGACTGGAGCCAGCAGGGCAGCGTTACACCCTAAGAAGGATCCAGATTtcagtataaaaaacaaggaagCAATCCTAAATAAAACCAGCCAAGGGGACGTAACAGTAAATGATAATGAGAGACCTTCGCAAGGTGACATTAGCAAAAGCAATCAAGGCGAAGTTACCTCCGTTGCCTGCAACACCTTAGATGACTCATTTAAGAAATACTACAAAGAGAAGCTCAAGGATGCCCAGTCGAAAGTCCTGAGGGAGACGTCTTTTAAACGGAAGGACCTGCAGCTGTCATGGCCACACCGCATCAGGCAAAAACCTGAACTGAGGCCAACAGTGATTCACTCGTTCTCCTCATCACAGGACTCTGAAACTTCCACAGACACACTCACTCCTTCTGTGGCCTCCGAGGAGACAGAGAAGGGAAGCATTAAAGAAGAAGTCGTTGAGAATCAGAAGGAGATAGACGAAGAGACTGTAAAGGAAAATGGGAGGCCGACAAATGTGGCCCAGCCTCAGGTAGCACGCATTGGAGGCAGGAAGAGACTGACTCCAGAGCAGAAGAAGATGTGCTACTCCGAACCAGACAAACTCAACCAGCTCGGTGGCACACCTAGCCACTCGGCTTGCCGCTCCTTCGGCAACGAGAGTGAAAATCCGTTTTCAGTCGAATATGAGAATGAGGAGCATGTGCAGCAAGGAGAGCAGGGACTGGTTGCAGCAAGGCGGAAGATTTTTGAAATGAGAGGCCGAGCTATGTCCACCTCAAGCAGCTCAAAGACAAACCTGAAACAACTGCGACATAAGGCTCTTGTGGAGTACATGGAGCGCAAGACAGGCCAGAAAGTAGCAGAGCCCCAGCAAGCAACACCTCAGTTACCACCGCCACCCAGACAGAGGCACTCTCTGGGGGAGAAACCATTTGACTGGGGTCCCAGGCCTCTATCAGGGAATCACGAAGGTAAAACTACGAAGAAGAAGCTCCATAGACCGCATTCTGCAGGCCGCATCCTTGATTCCTCCACCAGCTCTATCAG GTATGCTCAGTTCTTCTCAGCACAGTCGTGTTCAGGCCAATACGCTGGCCAGCAGAATCAGTCCAGATGGAGGGAGAGCCAAGGTCCATCTCAGGGAAAGTCTGCTTCAGTGGAGAGTCTCTTGGACCAACCAGAACCACCTAGTTTCTTCAGGAACCGTTCCACATctacaccccatgcatttgag GCACATGACTATGAGGAGGATCCATTACCAGTTAATACTATGGAAACCTCAAG TTCCCAGAGGAATGTCACCGAGAAGGCCTTGGTAAAGCCAGCACCTGAGGGCCAGCAGCGTGTCCGTGTGGTTGCACAAAGAGGGAAGTCCATGGAAGAGCTCGGTGCTTCAAAGTTAACAAAACTGTCAGCCCTCAGTAAAAGTTCTGAGCAGCTGGATCAACTGTGGAGACATTCGACTGGGCCAGGAGGATcagacagagaacagaggagtgTTCCATACTTTGCTGATGTTAGAGAAGCCCAGGGACaggaaagagggaggaagaaacATTATGTGTTCGAGCAAACAGGAAAAGAAACAGAGGTTGCTGGGCAGAAGGACACTCAggaacagacacaaaaccaaaccCAGAAAAAGTCCCTGTTGAAGCAGAGCTCTGAACCAGTGGAGGAGGCAACAGCAGGAACAAGGATTTCAAGTAGATCCACCTCCCCGACTTCCTGCTCCTCCGCCTGGGCCAGGGTTCATTCTGCTCCTTCTGAATCACACACCCCTGTTACAGATGAGTCCATATCCATTAGACCCTTGAGTGAGACTTCTTCTAACTCACCTTCCCCCTATGGTCCAGAGTTCAGTGACAGGGAGATCAAATCCACCTCATCCACACCCATCCAGACAAAGCTTCCTTGTGAAAACAGGCCCAGCTCCAG AGTCAGGACTTCTCCATCTGTGACTGGATCAGACAGAGAGCAGTCGGTGGATGAACCAAGCAACGTGGCCCAACCACCCGATTCAAACCATGAAGTGTCTCTGAGCTGCGGCGTCACCACAGATCCTTTGCTGTGGATTCTCCCACCAGAAGAAGAGATCAAAGAGGAAGTCCAGACTTCTCCACTGACAGATAGTGTTTTTGACGAGCCCACCAGCTCAGTCCCTCCAAAGCAGACAAGGGAAGCCTCTGTGTCCCCCTGCACCTCCATCTCTGAGGCAGACGTCAGTCAGCAGGTGGAAGAGGAGAAAGACCCAGATGTGGAAGATGAGAAGGTGGGAGAAAaccaggagatggaggagaggggAACAccagagggagagacagagagccTGGAGAAGGCCGTTGAGAGACCTCAGTGGGAAGAGCTTGTTGCAGCAGTGGTCAAGGCGGACCAGTCGTTGACCAGAGTGCTGTACCCGCTGGCCAATCGCAAGACGGCACTGATGCTGATGGAGCAGCTGCTGTCAGAGGACACGCTGCTGATGGAGGAGCACTACAAGAAGAAACAAGAGCAGAAAGGAGCTGCAGAGAG TGCTGAAACGGTCGAAGGGGCTGAACCATCTCCCTGTTCTTCTGCTTCTGAAAGCCAGAAATCTCAATGTGCAGACGTGCAAAGCACAGCAGATATCATTGAGAAGAAG CGTTTGTTAGTGTCCTATATCGAGGAGCGTCAGCGTTCACTGGAAGAGTCGCGTGGCGCCCTCCAGGCAGAGGTTCAGGAGAATGCGGCCCACGGAGAGGCGCTGGAGGTGCTGGTCCGTGAGCGCTGTTTGCCCATGGAGCTGGAGAGGTACAACCTGTTCATAGGCGACCTGGAGAGGGTGGTCAGCCTGCTGCTGTGCCTCTCTGCTCGGCTGGCCAGAGTGCAGAACGCCCTGAGCACTGTGGACCAACATACAGATGCTGAGGAGAAG
- the shroom1 gene encoding protein Shroom1 isoform X1, translating into MDSYNFHFERMSNVDLHPLSLPVSRLSPAKSSSSIADQLAHHQHGKGDSAYSSFSGGSTAPDYPSPFLTDDLQSSSFSHYADLKYVKSIYNPTQIVQSDSKTMDQLYRSVEAISQQYRNNNNIIVNHHNHNGNESFHPNNKAATKQEVPLGTSSKSAFLPVRPPPVPARLDSYIAIKNLENSGVHHHSAEFQPKQQLRPHNRLHPQPHGLNATKPETVNSDTGNPNINSEPVYSVWRGSQQQQAQQPPSYRPHLQPHDQTRLNPEYLFITDSKAAHEQQKSTNISRSPPRGTSQPDHLTPKQPSGSGGGNRDHLNKPSSSSHFESQRKRSHSAHDWLGSEPTRASSPWNGGQSFISSSIQHKGQFYFVTGVCKQPESNTRTQSVSVCGSETGSEISTVLETHQHREKERSHSTMDNLFRPLQRSSRSSSGTITDEREVFTSVSQGKDLISKSQDQENHRPALILTQSSRSFDTLEEIDMMQSRDIGRHTADNPIFYCGPDRTCPTPHSATQMKEVSSLINNEQPNYRKRDEQAKRGKRQPLGDVASERINKETTPLLYHLTGASRAALHPKKDPDFSIKNKEAILNKTSQGDVTVNDNERPSQGDISKSNQGEVTSVACNTLDDSFKKYYKEKLKDAQSKVLRETSFKRKDLQLSWPHRIRQKPELRPTVIHSFSSSQDSETSTDTLTPSVASEETEKGSIKEEVVENQKEIDEETVKENGRPTNVAQPQVARIGGRKRLTPEQKKMCYSEPDKLNQLGGTPSHSACRSFGNESENPFSVEYENEEHVQQGEQGLVAARRKIFEMRGRAMSTSSSSKTNLKQLRHKALVEYMERKTGQKVAEPQQATPQLPPPPRQRHSLGEKPFDWGPRPLSGNHEGKTTKKKLHRPHSAGRILDSSTSSIRYAQFFSAQSCSGQYAGQQNQSRWRESQGPSQGKSASVESLLDQPEPPSFFRNRSTSTPHAFEAHDYEEDPLPVNTMETSSSQRNVTEKALVKPAPEGQQRVRVVAQRGKSMEELGASKLTKLSALSKSSEQLDQLWRHSTGPGGSDREQRSVPYFADVREAQGQERGRKKHYVFEQTGKETEVAGQKDTQEQTQNQTQKKSLLKQSSEPVEEATAGTRISSRSTSPTSCSSAWARVHSAPSESHTPVTDESISIRPLSETSSNSPSPYGPEFSDREIKSTSSTPIQTKLPCENRPSSSRVRTSPSVTGSDREQSVDEPSNVAQPPDSNHEVSLSCGVTTDPLLWILPPEEEIKEEVQTSPLTDSVFDEPTSSVPPKQTREASVSPCTSISEADVSQQVEEEKDPDVEDEKVGENQEMEERGTPEGETESLEKAVERPQWEELVAAVVKADQSLTRVLYPLANRKTALMLMEQLLSEDTLLMEEHYKKKQEQKGAAESAETVEGAEPSPCSSASESQKSQCADVQSTADIIEKKRLLVSYIEERQRSLEESRGALQAEVQENAAHGEALEVLVRERCLPMELERYNLFIGDLERVVSLLLCLSARLARVQNALSTVDQHTDAEEKESLDSRHRLLCKQREDAKDLKDNLDRRENLVSTFLSRQLSAEQLQDYRRFVQTKASLLIQQKDLEEKQRLGEEQLEALSNSLNL; encoded by the exons ATGGATTCTTACAACTTCCATTTTGAGAGAATGAGCAACGTGGATCTGCATCCTCTGAGCCTGCCTGTCAGCCGGCTTTCTCCAGCCAAGTCCAGTAGCAGCATCGCTGACCAACTCGCCCACCACCAACACGGCAAAGGAGACTCTGCCTACAGCTCCTTCTCCGGTGGGTCCACTGCCCCAGACTACCCCTCTCCCTTTCTCACAGACGACCTACAGTCCAGCTCCTTCAGCCACTATGCTGATCTGAAGTATGTAAAGTCCATTTACAATCCGACCCAGATTGTGCAATCTGACTCAAAGACCATGGACCAGCTCTATCGCTCTGTTGAAGCTATCTCACAGCAATATCGCAACAATAACAACATCATTGTAAACCACCATAACCACAATGGCAATGAGAGTTTCCATCCCAACAACAAAGCAGCCACCAAGCAAGAGGTGCCTCTGGGAACTTCATCCAAAAGTGCTTTCCTTCCTGTCCGTCCTCCTCCAGTCCCGGCACGCTTGGATAGTTACATAGCCATTAAAAACTTGGAGAACAGTGGGGTTCACCACCACAGTGCTGAATTTCAACCCAAGCAGCAACTCAGACCCCACAATCGTCTCCATCCACAGCCCCATGGTCTAAATGCTACAAAACCTGAGACGGTTAATTCAGATACAGGCAACCCAAACATCAATTCTGAACCAGTGTACTCAGTTTGGAGAGGCTCTCAGCAGCAACAAGCCCAGCAGCCACCAAGCTACCGACCTCATCTCCAGCCTCATGATCAGACCAGGTTGAACCCAGAATACCTTTTCATCACGGATAGCAAAGCAGCCCATGAGCAGCAGAAGTCAACAAACATAAGCCGATCGCCTCCCCGAGGTACAAGCCAGCCCGATCACCTGACACCCAAACAGCCCTCAGGTAGCGGTGGAGGTAACAGAGACCATCTTAACAAACCCAGTAGTAGTAGCCATTTTGAAAGTCAGCGCAAAAGATCACACTCGGCTCATGATTGGCTTGGTTCAGAACCAACCCGAGCTTCCAGCCCCTGGAATGGTGGTCAGAGttttatcagcagcagcatccagcataAAGGTCAGTTCTACTTTGTTACTGGAGTATGTAAGCAGCCTGAGTCTAATACGAGGACACAGTCTGTATCTGTTTGTGGGTCTGAGACTGGAAGTGAGATCTCCACTGTGTTGGAGACACACCAGcatagagagaaagaaagaagccaTAGCACAATGGATAATTTGTTTAGACCTCTCCAGCGGAGTTCTCGCTCTTCCAGTGGTACGATTACAGATGAGAGAGAGGTTTTCACCTCTGTGTCCCAGGGAAAAGACCTGATATCCAAGAGCCAGGATCAGGAGAATCACAGACCAGCCCTCATTTTGACTCAATCCTCTCGAAGCTTCGACACCTTAGAAGAAATCGACATGATGCAGAGTCGAGACATTGGCCGCCACACTGCCGACAACCCTATATTCTACTGTGGACCTGACAGGACCTGCCCAACACCACATTCAGCCACACAAATGAAGGAAGTCAGCTCACTGATTAATAATGAACAGCCCAACTACCGTAAGAGAGATGAACAGGCAAAGAGAGGCAAACGGCAGCCTTTGGGGGATGTTGCAAGTGAGAGgataaacaaagaaacaacCCCACTTCTGTATCACCTGACTGGAGCCAGCAGGGCAGCGTTACACCCTAAGAAGGATCCAGATTtcagtataaaaaacaaggaagCAATCCTAAATAAAACCAGCCAAGGGGACGTAACAGTAAATGATAATGAGAGACCTTCGCAAGGTGACATTAGCAAAAGCAATCAAGGCGAAGTTACCTCCGTTGCCTGCAACACCTTAGATGACTCATTTAAGAAATACTACAAAGAGAAGCTCAAGGATGCCCAGTCGAAAGTCCTGAGGGAGACGTCTTTTAAACGGAAGGACCTGCAGCTGTCATGGCCACACCGCATCAGGCAAAAACCTGAACTGAGGCCAACAGTGATTCACTCGTTCTCCTCATCACAGGACTCTGAAACTTCCACAGACACACTCACTCCTTCTGTGGCCTCCGAGGAGACAGAGAAGGGAAGCATTAAAGAAGAAGTCGTTGAGAATCAGAAGGAGATAGACGAAGAGACTGTAAAGGAAAATGGGAGGCCGACAAATGTGGCCCAGCCTCAGGTAGCACGCATTGGAGGCAGGAAGAGACTGACTCCAGAGCAGAAGAAGATGTGCTACTCCGAACCAGACAAACTCAACCAGCTCGGTGGCACACCTAGCCACTCGGCTTGCCGCTCCTTCGGCAACGAGAGTGAAAATCCGTTTTCAGTCGAATATGAGAATGAGGAGCATGTGCAGCAAGGAGAGCAGGGACTGGTTGCAGCAAGGCGGAAGATTTTTGAAATGAGAGGCCGAGCTATGTCCACCTCAAGCAGCTCAAAGACAAACCTGAAACAACTGCGACATAAGGCTCTTGTGGAGTACATGGAGCGCAAGACAGGCCAGAAAGTAGCAGAGCCCCAGCAAGCAACACCTCAGTTACCACCGCCACCCAGACAGAGGCACTCTCTGGGGGAGAAACCATTTGACTGGGGTCCCAGGCCTCTATCAGGGAATCACGAAGGTAAAACTACGAAGAAGAAGCTCCATAGACCGCATTCTGCAGGCCGCATCCTTGATTCCTCCACCAGCTCTATCAG GTATGCTCAGTTCTTCTCAGCACAGTCGTGTTCAGGCCAATACGCTGGCCAGCAGAATCAGTCCAGATGGAGGGAGAGCCAAGGTCCATCTCAGGGAAAGTCTGCTTCAGTGGAGAGTCTCTTGGACCAACCAGAACCACCTAGTTTCTTCAGGAACCGTTCCACATctacaccccatgcatttgag GCACATGACTATGAGGAGGATCCATTACCAGTTAATACTATGGAAACCTCAAG TTCCCAGAGGAATGTCACCGAGAAGGCCTTGGTAAAGCCAGCACCTGAGGGCCAGCAGCGTGTCCGTGTGGTTGCACAAAGAGGGAAGTCCATGGAAGAGCTCGGTGCTTCAAAGTTAACAAAACTGTCAGCCCTCAGTAAAAGTTCTGAGCAGCTGGATCAACTGTGGAGACATTCGACTGGGCCAGGAGGATcagacagagaacagaggagtgTTCCATACTTTGCTGATGTTAGAGAAGCCCAGGGACaggaaagagggaggaagaaacATTATGTGTTCGAGCAAACAGGAAAAGAAACAGAGGTTGCTGGGCAGAAGGACACTCAggaacagacacaaaaccaaaccCAGAAAAAGTCCCTGTTGAAGCAGAGCTCTGAACCAGTGGAGGAGGCAACAGCAGGAACAAGGATTTCAAGTAGATCCACCTCCCCGACTTCCTGCTCCTCCGCCTGGGCCAGGGTTCATTCTGCTCCTTCTGAATCACACACCCCTGTTACAGATGAGTCCATATCCATTAGACCCTTGAGTGAGACTTCTTCTAACTCACCTTCCCCCTATGGTCCAGAGTTCAGTGACAGGGAGATCAAATCCACCTCATCCACACCCATCCAGACAAAGCTTCCTTGTGAAAACAGGCCCAGCTCCAG TAGAGTCAGGACTTCTCCATCTGTGACTGGATCAGACAGAGAGCAGTCGGTGGATGAACCAAGCAACGTGGCCCAACCACCCGATTCAAACCATGAAGTGTCTCTGAGCTGCGGCGTCACCACAGATCCTTTGCTGTGGATTCTCCCACCAGAAGAAGAGATCAAAGAGGAAGTCCAGACTTCTCCACTGACAGATAGTGTTTTTGACGAGCCCACCAGCTCAGTCCCTCCAAAGCAGACAAGGGAAGCCTCTGTGTCCCCCTGCACCTCCATCTCTGAGGCAGACGTCAGTCAGCAGGTGGAAGAGGAGAAAGACCCAGATGTGGAAGATGAGAAGGTGGGAGAAAaccaggagatggaggagaggggAACAccagagggagagacagagagccTGGAGAAGGCCGTTGAGAGACCTCAGTGGGAAGAGCTTGTTGCAGCAGTGGTCAAGGCGGACCAGTCGTTGACCAGAGTGCTGTACCCGCTGGCCAATCGCAAGACGGCACTGATGCTGATGGAGCAGCTGCTGTCAGAGGACACGCTGCTGATGGAGGAGCACTACAAGAAGAAACAAGAGCAGAAAGGAGCTGCAGAGAG TGCTGAAACGGTCGAAGGGGCTGAACCATCTCCCTGTTCTTCTGCTTCTGAAAGCCAGAAATCTCAATGTGCAGACGTGCAAAGCACAGCAGATATCATTGAGAAGAAG CGTTTGTTAGTGTCCTATATCGAGGAGCGTCAGCGTTCACTGGAAGAGTCGCGTGGCGCCCTCCAGGCAGAGGTTCAGGAGAATGCGGCCCACGGAGAGGCGCTGGAGGTGCTGGTCCGTGAGCGCTGTTTGCCCATGGAGCTGGAGAGGTACAACCTGTTCATAGGCGACCTGGAGAGGGTGGTCAGCCTGCTGCTGTGCCTCTCTGCTCGGCTGGCCAGAGTGCAGAACGCCCTGAGCACTGTGGACCAACATACAGATGCTGAGGAGAAG